In the Jatrophihabitans endophyticus genome, one interval contains:
- a CDS encoding NUDIX hydrolase: MTEPADDDVPVRDAATVALLRDGADGVEAWLLTRVAGMAFAAGMSVFPGGRVDDADAALPMTGGDVAAMAARFGADEHTMRGLLGAAARETFEETGVLVTVPAAALPDARADVEAGRVAFGDLLHEHGLAVDVAALRPWSRWVTPKGEVRRYDTRFFVGLLPEGAEAEDVTTESSTAEWLPVGVAIEQAQRGERKLLPPTLLTLAAIAGCADVAAVFSTAEQNPLEPIRPTLRTAPDGSVAAELPDGRLLAVRPGRAS; encoded by the coding sequence GTGACCGAACCGGCCGACGACGACGTCCCGGTCCGCGACGCCGCCACCGTGGCGCTGCTGCGCGACGGTGCCGACGGGGTGGAGGCGTGGCTGCTGACCCGGGTCGCCGGGATGGCCTTCGCCGCGGGCATGAGCGTGTTCCCCGGCGGCCGCGTCGACGACGCGGACGCCGCGTTGCCGATGACCGGGGGCGACGTCGCGGCCATGGCCGCCCGCTTCGGCGCCGACGAGCACACGATGCGAGGGCTGCTCGGCGCCGCGGCACGCGAGACGTTCGAGGAGACCGGCGTCCTGGTCACGGTGCCGGCCGCCGCGCTGCCCGACGCGCGGGCCGACGTCGAGGCCGGCCGGGTGGCGTTCGGTGACCTGCTGCACGAGCACGGCCTGGCGGTGGACGTCGCGGCGCTGCGACCCTGGTCGCGCTGGGTCACCCCCAAGGGCGAGGTACGCCGCTACGACACCCGCTTCTTCGTCGGCCTGCTGCCCGAGGGCGCCGAGGCCGAGGACGTCACCACCGAGTCGAGCACGGCCGAGTGGCTGCCGGTGGGTGTCGCGATCGAGCAGGCACAGCGAGGCGAACGCAAGCTGCTGCCCCCGACGCTGCTGACGCTGGCCGCGATCGCGGGCTGCGCCGACGTCGCGGCGGTGTTCTCGACCGCCGAGCAGAACCCGCTCGAGCCGATCCGGCCCACGCTGCGGACGGCCCCGGACGGCTCGGTGGCCGCCGAGCTGCCCGACGGCCGGCTGCTGGCCGTCCGGCCGGGGCGCGCCTCGTGA
- the crcB gene encoding fluoride efflux transporter CrcB — translation MTTVLVVLAGGVGAVARFVVDGVIRSRWPSRFPWATIVINVSGSLLLGVLTGLMLYRQVDTDVRLVLGTGFCGGYTTFSTATFETVRLLQQGRRGHAVLNGLGTALLCLGAAALGLVATQ, via the coding sequence ATGACGACCGTCCTCGTCGTGCTCGCCGGCGGCGTCGGCGCCGTCGCCCGCTTCGTCGTCGACGGCGTGATCCGCAGCCGCTGGCCCAGCCGCTTCCCCTGGGCGACAATCGTCATCAACGTGTCGGGATCACTGCTGCTCGGGGTGCTGACCGGTTTGATGCTGTACCGCCAGGTCGACACCGACGTCCGCCTCGTCCTCGGAACCGGATTCTGCGGCGGCTACACCACCTTCAGCACCGCGACCTTCGAGACCGTCCGGTTGCTGCAGCAGGGCCGTCGCGGCCACGCGGTGCTCAACGGCCTGGGGACGGCACTGCTGTGTCTCGGCGCGGCCGCCCTCGGCCTCGTTGCGACACAGTGA
- the nth gene encoding endonuclease III yields MVPLILPSPSAPGRRLAHVVKTVAETPLALTRRARRINRELAELYPTAHCELNFTTALELSVATILSAQCTDKRVNEVTPALFARYRDAAAYAGADRAELETMIKSTGFFRNKANSLINLGQQLEERYDGQVPGRLRDLVTLPGFGRKTANVVLGNAFDVPGLTVDTHFGRLVRRWGWTAETDPVKVEAVVAELIPKREWTIFSHRAIWHGRRVCHSRKPACGACAIARLCPSYGEGPTDPAAATALVKSEAQMVAS; encoded by the coding sequence ATGGTGCCGCTCATTCTGCCATCGCCGTCGGCACCCGGTCGTAGGCTCGCTCATGTGGTCAAGACCGTCGCAGAGACCCCGCTCGCGCTCACTCGCCGGGCCCGCCGGATCAACCGCGAGCTCGCCGAGCTCTACCCCACCGCCCATTGCGAGCTGAACTTCACCACTGCGCTCGAGCTCTCGGTGGCCACCATCCTGTCGGCCCAGTGCACCGACAAGCGGGTCAACGAGGTCACGCCGGCGCTGTTCGCCCGCTACCGCGACGCGGCGGCGTACGCCGGTGCCGACCGCGCCGAGCTCGAGACCATGATCAAGTCCACCGGCTTCTTCCGGAACAAGGCCAATTCGCTGATCAACCTCGGCCAGCAGCTCGAGGAGCGCTACGACGGGCAGGTGCCCGGCCGGCTGCGTGACCTCGTCACGCTGCCGGGGTTCGGCCGCAAGACCGCCAACGTCGTGCTCGGCAACGCCTTCGACGTCCCAGGGCTCACCGTCGACACCCATTTCGGGCGCCTCGTGCGCCGGTGGGGGTGGACGGCCGAGACCGATCCGGTGAAGGTCGAGGCGGTCGTCGCCGAGCTGATCCCCAAGCGGGAGTGGACGATCTTCAGCCACCGCGCGATCTGGCACGGCCGGCGGGTGTGCCACTCGCGCAAGCCGGCCTGCGGGGCGTGCGCCATCGCCCGGCTGTGCCCGTCCTACGGGGAGGGGCCCACCGACCCGGCGGCCGCGACCGCGCTGGTGAAGTCCGAGGCCCAGATGGTCGCCAGTTGA
- a CDS encoding fluoride efflux transporter FluC, with product MSSRDRDPELPLDPDSPADRPLHLRGSAAVLVLIGGMVGTLSRYGLTELWPSGTGRWPWGTFAANVAGSLVLGTLLEALARTGPDAGRRRQLRLLAGTGFCGGLTTYSTFAVEVDLLVRSHDAALAILYGVVSLLLGGLAVWAGIVAAARWPTRAAAIG from the coding sequence GTGTCGAGCCGCGACCGCGATCCCGAACTCCCGCTCGATCCCGACAGCCCCGCGGACCGGCCGCTGCACCTGCGGGGCTCGGCGGCCGTGCTGGTGCTGATCGGCGGCATGGTCGGGACGTTGTCGCGCTACGGCCTCACCGAACTCTGGCCGAGCGGCACCGGCCGCTGGCCGTGGGGCACGTTCGCCGCGAACGTCGCGGGCTCGCTGGTACTGGGGACGCTGCTGGAGGCGCTCGCGCGCACCGGCCCCGATGCCGGCCGCCGACGGCAGCTGCGGCTGCTCGCGGGCACCGGATTCTGCGGTGGCCTCACGACCTACAGCACCTTCGCGGTCGAGGTCGACCTGCTCGTCCGCTCCCACGACGCCGCGCTCGCGATCCTCTACGGCGTCGTGTCGTTGCTGCTGGGGGGTCTGGCGGTGTGGGCCGGCATCGTCGCCGCGGCGCGGTGGCCGACCCGGGCGGCGGCGATCGGATGA
- a CDS encoding Crp/Fnr family transcriptional regulator: MDEILRRAGLFQGVDPEDIEALSGEFEIFEAPRGAVLFNEGEPGDSLYIVITGKVKLGRRSPDGRENLVAIYGPSDQFGELSLFDPGPRTATATVVTDARLAKLPKSALQQWATDRPQIAMQLLRVVARRLRRTNTMLADLIFVDVPGRVAKQLLQLAQRFGSIDGGQLRVTHDLTQEELAQLVGASRETVNKALADFASRGWLRLEGKSVVILDRERLARRAR, from the coding sequence GTGGACGAGATTCTGCGCAGGGCCGGGCTGTTCCAAGGGGTGGACCCCGAGGACATCGAGGCGCTGTCGGGCGAGTTCGAGATCTTCGAGGCACCGCGCGGCGCGGTGCTGTTCAACGAGGGCGAGCCCGGCGACAGCCTCTACATCGTCATCACCGGCAAGGTGAAGCTCGGTCGACGCTCGCCCGACGGCCGGGAGAACCTCGTCGCGATCTACGGCCCGTCCGACCAGTTCGGCGAGCTGTCGCTGTTCGACCCGGGGCCGCGCACCGCCACCGCCACCGTCGTCACCGATGCCCGCCTCGCCAAGCTGCCGAAGTCGGCGCTGCAGCAGTGGGCCACGGACCGTCCGCAGATCGCGATGCAGCTGCTGCGCGTCGTCGCGCGCCGGCTGCGGCGGACGAACACCATGCTGGCCGACCTGATCTTCGTCGACGTCCCCGGCCGGGTCGCCAAGCAGCTGCTGCAGCTGGCCCAGCGCTTCGGTTCCATCGACGGCGGCCAGCTGCGGGTCACCCACGACCTCACGCAGGAGGAGCTCGCCCAGCTCGTCGGCGCCTCGCGCGAGACCGTCAACAAGGCGCTCGCCGACTTCGCCTCACGGGGCTGGCTGCGCCTCGAGGGCAAGAGCGTCGTCATCCTCGACCGGGAACGGCTGGCCCGCCGCGCCCGCTAA
- a CDS encoding MBL fold metallo-hydrolase → MTATHPAYEAVRPVLPAARVLLQRNPGIMTLDGTNTWLLGTAAAPVVVDPGQALDDGHLDRLLAAAPSPSLVLLTHRHHDHTELAAALHERTGVTVRGADPAQCRGGPALADGETIAAAGLTIEVLLTPGHTSDSASFVVTDGSGATAVLTGDTVLGRGTTVVAHPDGDLAAYLASLERLRALGSMPVLPGHGPELPAVADVAAAYLAHRAQRLDQIRAALVGIGDDATARQVVEVVYADVDRELWDAAQLSVGAQLAYLRGSASS, encoded by the coding sequence GTGACGGCCACCCACCCGGCCTACGAGGCGGTGCGGCCGGTGCTGCCCGCCGCCCGGGTGCTGCTGCAGCGCAATCCCGGGATCATGACGCTCGACGGCACCAACACCTGGCTGCTGGGCACGGCCGCGGCGCCGGTGGTGGTCGATCCCGGTCAGGCCCTCGACGACGGGCATCTCGACCGGCTGCTGGCGGCCGCGCCGTCCCCGTCGCTGGTGCTCCTCACCCACCGTCACCACGACCACACGGAACTGGCGGCCGCCCTGCACGAGCGCACCGGCGTCACCGTCCGCGGCGCCGATCCCGCGCAGTGCCGCGGCGGGCCCGCGCTGGCCGACGGCGAGACGATCGCCGCCGCGGGGCTGACGATCGAGGTGCTGCTGACGCCGGGGCACACGTCGGACTCGGCGTCGTTCGTCGTCACCGACGGCTCCGGCGCCACCGCGGTGCTCACCGGCGACACCGTCCTGGGCCGTGGGACGACGGTGGTCGCGCACCCCGACGGCGACCTCGCCGCCTACCTCGCCTCGCTGGAGCGGCTGCGCGCGCTCGGGAGCATGCCGGTGTTGCCGGGGCACGGGCCCGAGCTGCCCGCGGTGGCCGACGTCGCCGCGGCCTACCTCGCCCACCGGGCGCAGCGGCTGGACCAGATCCGCGCCGCGCTGGTTGGGATCGGCGACGACGCGACCGCGCGGCAGGTCGTCGAGGTCGTGTACGCCGACGTCGACCGGGAGCTGTGGGACGCGGCGCAGCTGTCGGTCGGGGCGCAGCTGGCCTACCTGCGCGGCTCCGCCAGCAGCTGA
- a CDS encoding cupredoxin domain-containing protein, protein MPASRSPVAAGLLAALTAVAALAGCSNDQAPAAKGPHAGTGSAVNQGGLQVVTVTTGDDYRFHPSTLVVHPGRVRVVLKNTAKQGAPHNLRLDDFPADFVPLAGAGHTTAATFTAPAPGRYRFVCTIHERQGQTGVLVVRP, encoded by the coding sequence ATGCCCGCCTCCCGCAGCCCGGTCGCGGCCGGCCTGCTGGCGGCGCTGACGGCCGTCGCCGCGCTGGCCGGCTGCAGCAACGACCAGGCACCCGCCGCGAAGGGCCCGCACGCCGGCACCGGCAGCGCGGTGAACCAGGGCGGCCTGCAGGTCGTCACGGTGACGACCGGCGACGACTACCGCTTCCACCCCTCGACTCTCGTGGTGCACCCCGGTCGGGTCCGGGTCGTGCTGAAGAACACCGCGAAGCAGGGTGCGCCGCACAACCTGCGGCTGGACGACTTCCCGGCCGACTTCGTCCCGCTCGCCGGCGCCGGCCACACGACCGCCGCGACGTTCACGGCGCCCGCGCCCGGGCGGTACCGCTTCGTCTGCACCATCCACGAACGGCAGGGGCAGACCGGCGTCCTGGTGGTGCGGCCGTGA
- a CDS encoding ArsA-related P-loop ATPase, whose protein sequence is MVATRVTADGPGRAAHPVALVDAIAARAPKARLHVVTGKGGTGKTTAAAALALALASLGKKVLLVEVESRQAIAQLFDIPPMTYGEQRLTSAANGGELFGLAIDPEQAMLEYLELFYGLKRAGKGLQRLGAVDFVTTLAPGLRDVLLTGKVKESVVRVGPDDRPVYDAVVLDAPPTGRISRFLDATQEVAKLAKFGPIRSQSDGVITLLHGPRTAVHIVTLLEEMPVQETMDAAAELQTLGFRLGAVVVNRARPALLDAAALGPDGEIDAKELAASLRKAGVPVAHAPALAHEMTEYAQRQRVQDENLLRLDGLELPRIELPDLNPPVALGELKDLAARFLVTGVPGDDAEDPSATGTSA, encoded by the coding sequence ATGGTCGCCACGCGGGTCACCGCCGACGGGCCGGGCCGCGCGGCGCACCCGGTGGCACTCGTCGACGCCATCGCGGCGCGGGCTCCCAAGGCCCGGTTGCACGTCGTCACCGGCAAGGGCGGCACCGGCAAGACGACCGCCGCCGCGGCACTCGCCCTGGCCCTCGCCTCGCTGGGCAAGAAGGTCCTGCTCGTCGAGGTCGAGTCCCGGCAGGCGATCGCCCAGCTCTTCGACATTCCGCCGATGACCTACGGCGAGCAGCGCTTGACGAGCGCCGCGAACGGCGGCGAGCTCTTCGGCCTGGCCATCGACCCCGAGCAGGCGATGCTCGAGTACCTCGAGCTGTTCTACGGCCTCAAACGGGCCGGCAAGGGCCTGCAGCGCCTCGGCGCCGTGGACTTCGTGACGACGCTGGCGCCCGGTCTGCGCGACGTCCTGCTCACCGGCAAGGTCAAGGAGTCCGTCGTCCGGGTCGGCCCGGACGACAGGCCGGTGTACGACGCCGTCGTCCTCGACGCCCCGCCCACCGGGCGCATCAGCCGCTTCCTCGACGCCACCCAGGAGGTCGCGAAGCTCGCGAAGTTCGGGCCCATCCGCAGCCAGAGCGACGGCGTGATCACCCTGCTGCACGGCCCCCGCACCGCCGTGCACATCGTGACGCTGCTCGAGGAGATGCCGGTCCAGGAGACGATGGACGCCGCCGCCGAGCTCCAGACGCTCGGTTTCCGGCTGGGCGCCGTCGTCGTCAACCGGGCCCGCCCGGCGCTGCTCGACGCGGCCGCCCTCGGTCCGGACGGCGAGATCGACGCCAAGGAGCTCGCGGCGAGCCTGCGCAAGGCCGGTGTGCCGGTGGCGCACGCGCCGGCGCTCGCGCACGAGATGACCGAGTACGCGCAGCGGCAGCGGGTGCAGGACGAGAACCTGCTCCGCCTCGACGGCCTGGAGCTGCCCCGCATCGAGCTGCCCGACCTGAACCCGCCGGTCGCCCTGGGCGAGCTGAAGGATCTCGCGGCCCGCTTCCTCGTCACCGGCGTCCCGGGGGACGACGCCGA
- a CDS encoding sulfotransferase family protein: MGLTDRLVVDPVFVLCATRSGSTLLRSILNSHSLIHAPHELHLNALRVAIERPYARKSFEQMSLSAEELQLLLWDRVLHGLLASSGKRVIVDKTPQNAADWALIHRGWPEARYIHLRRHPAAMLQSRLAANTKASRDHEIDLVRRYGDQLDAARRELPGPTVRYETLTADPTAVAQALCEYVGVPWEEAMVHYAVPDTGELRPGLGDWGAAIRSGHVGQARELSDDRAVELADMTARWGYS, from the coding sequence GTGGGGTTGACCGACCGACTGGTTGTCGACCCCGTCTTCGTCCTGTGCGCGACCCGCTCCGGCTCGACGCTGCTGCGCAGCATCCTCAACAGCCATTCGCTCATCCATGCTCCCCACGAGCTGCACCTCAATGCACTGCGGGTAGCGATCGAGCGTCCCTACGCCCGCAAGTCCTTCGAGCAGATGTCGCTGTCCGCCGAGGAACTCCAGTTGCTGCTCTGGGACCGGGTGCTGCACGGTCTGCTGGCGTCCAGCGGCAAGCGCGTCATCGTCGACAAGACGCCGCAGAACGCGGCGGACTGGGCACTCATCCACCGGGGGTGGCCCGAGGCCCGGTACATCCACCTGCGCCGTCATCCTGCCGCCATGCTCCAGTCGCGACTGGCCGCGAACACGAAGGCCTCGCGGGATCACGAAATCGATCTGGTGCGACGGTACGGAGACCAGTTGGACGCCGCGCGGCGCGAGCTGCCCGGCCCGACGGTGCGTTACGAAACCCTGACCGCCGATCCGACGGCGGTCGCGCAGGCCCTGTGCGAATACGTCGGCGTGCCGTGGGAAGAGGCGATGGTGCACTACGCGGTGCCCGACACCGGCGAGCTGCGTCCCGGGCTCGGTGACTGGGGCGCGGCGATCCGTTCCGGGCACGTGGGCCAGGCCCGCGAGCTGTCCGACGACCGAGCGGTCGAGCTCGCTGACATGACCGCCCGGTGGGGTTACTCCTGA
- a CDS encoding RidA family protein → MTSESADPAVPNPLARLAELGLTLPPVVAPLASYVPARRSGTLVFTAGQLPFVDGQLPSAGKVGAQVGPDEAQGLAAVAALNGLAAVHDAVGLDRVVGIVKVVGYVASAPDFTGQPAVVNGASDLLGSVFGPAAAHARSAVGVAALPLDAPVEIELIVEIAP, encoded by the coding sequence ATGACGTCTGAATCAGCGGACCCCGCCGTCCCGAACCCGTTGGCACGGCTGGCCGAGCTGGGGCTGACGCTGCCCCCCGTGGTCGCGCCCCTCGCCTCCTACGTGCCCGCGCGACGGTCGGGAACGCTCGTGTTCACGGCGGGTCAGCTGCCGTTCGTGGACGGCCAACTGCCCTCGGCCGGCAAGGTCGGCGCGCAGGTCGGCCCGGACGAGGCGCAGGGCCTGGCCGCCGTGGCGGCGTTGAACGGCCTGGCCGCCGTCCACGACGCGGTGGGTCTGGACCGGGTCGTCGGCATCGTCAAGGTCGTGGGCTACGTCGCGTCGGCGCCCGACTTCACCGGCCAGCCCGCCGTCGTCAACGGTGCGAGCGACCTGCTCGGCTCGGTGTTCGGGCCGGCCGCGGCGCACGCCCGCTCGGCCGTGGGGGTCGCCGCGCTGCCGCTCGACGCGCCGGTCGAGATCGAGCTGATCGTCGAGATCGCGCCGTGA
- a CDS encoding NUDIX hydrolase — MSAAPPLPPWLRTLADAAGRLRGEDLSRFLPPDDGSGRPSAVLIALAEVADGPSVLLIERAADLRKHAGQVAFPGGSLDPTDDSLDAAALREAQEEVGLDPASVRLVADLPAIFIPVSGFVVTPVLAWWEHPHEVRPVDAGEVARVALVPLAALADPANRFRVHHPSGFSGPGFEVPAAGGLFVWGFTAGLLDRLLEFGGWARPWDTTLTRPLPAAMRRR, encoded by the coding sequence TTGAGCGCTGCACCACCGCTGCCGCCGTGGTTGCGCACGCTCGCCGACGCCGCCGGGCGGTTACGCGGCGAGGACCTCTCCCGCTTCCTGCCTCCCGACGACGGCAGCGGCCGGCCGTCGGCGGTGCTGATCGCGCTGGCCGAGGTCGCCGACGGCCCGTCGGTCCTGCTCATCGAGCGCGCGGCCGACCTGCGCAAGCACGCCGGTCAGGTCGCGTTCCCCGGCGGCTCGCTCGACCCCACCGACGACTCGCTCGACGCCGCGGCCCTGCGCGAGGCGCAGGAGGAGGTCGGCCTCGACCCCGCCTCGGTCCGCCTCGTCGCCGACCTGCCCGCGATCTTCATCCCGGTGTCGGGGTTCGTGGTGACGCCCGTGCTGGCCTGGTGGGAACACCCGCACGAGGTCCGGCCGGTGGACGCCGGCGAGGTCGCTCGGGTCGCGCTGGTCCCGCTCGCGGCGCTGGCCGATCCCGCGAACCGGTTCCGGGTGCATCACCCGTCCGGGTTCAGCGGCCCCGGCTTCGAGGTGCCGGCCGCCGGTGGCCTGTTCGTGTGGGGCTTCACCGCGGGCCTGCTCGACCGGCTGCTCGAGTTCGGTGGCTGGGCGCGGCCGTGGGACACCACGCTCACCCGGCCGCTGCCGGCGGCGATGCGGCGCCGGTGA
- a CDS encoding MarP family serine protease, with amino-acid sequence MNLLDVVIVLAAVAYGIGGFRSGALVGAFSLVGFFGGAAIGAQVARPLGAKLADGRAQIPIAIVCVLLLATAGQLLGVFVAGRLRERFVRARGRPWDSALGAVLGVVAVLLVAWMVALPLATSAYPKLAAEASQSTIVRGVNQVVPDPVRGLYASLRNFFNQSGFPPVLGDLPSTSVVAVAPPPADLPRRVRRTVADARSSIVKIYGQAPECGRGIEGSGFVYARNRVLTNAHVVAGTRSVEVVVGRNDNDRVTARVVLFDPDRDVAVLAVPGLDAQPLDFAPRAAAQGTPAVVVGYPQDGPYTVRSARVRSQTTVRGSNIYGNGEVRREIYSVRAVVRSGNSGGPMLGYDGRVLGMVFATALDSKDTGFVLTKDEIDGDADAGRRRTTAVGTGGCTPD; translated from the coding sequence GTGAACCTGCTCGACGTCGTCATCGTCCTGGCGGCCGTGGCGTACGGCATCGGCGGCTTCCGCAGCGGGGCGCTGGTCGGCGCGTTCTCGCTCGTCGGCTTCTTCGGTGGTGCGGCGATCGGCGCCCAGGTCGCCCGGCCGCTCGGGGCGAAGCTCGCCGACGGTCGGGCGCAGATCCCGATCGCCATCGTCTGCGTGCTGCTGCTGGCGACGGCCGGCCAGCTGCTCGGCGTCTTCGTCGCCGGCCGGCTGCGCGAACGGTTCGTCCGGGCTCGGGGACGGCCGTGGGACTCCGCCCTCGGCGCCGTGCTCGGGGTCGTCGCGGTGCTGTTGGTGGCGTGGATGGTCGCCCTGCCGCTGGCGACGTCGGCCTACCCGAAGCTCGCGGCCGAGGCGAGCCAGTCCACGATCGTGCGTGGCGTCAACCAGGTGGTGCCCGACCCGGTGCGCGGCCTGTACGCCTCGCTGCGCAACTTCTTCAACCAGAGCGGGTTCCCGCCCGTCCTCGGCGACCTGCCGTCGACGTCGGTGGTGGCCGTCGCACCGCCGCCGGCCGACCTGCCGCGCCGCGTGCGGCGCACGGTGGCCGACGCGCGGAGCTCGATCGTCAAGATCTACGGGCAGGCCCCCGAGTGCGGTCGCGGCATCGAGGGCTCGGGCTTCGTGTACGCGCGCAACCGGGTGCTGACGAACGCGCACGTGGTGGCGGGCACGCGGTCGGTCGAGGTCGTCGTCGGGCGCAACGACAACGACCGCGTCACCGCCCGGGTGGTGCTCTTCGACCCCGATCGCGACGTCGCGGTGCTGGCGGTGCCGGGGCTGGACGCACAGCCGCTGGACTTCGCGCCGCGCGCCGCCGCCCAGGGCACGCCGGCCGTGGTGGTGGGCTATCCGCAGGACGGCCCGTACACGGTGCGCTCGGCGCGCGTGCGATCGCAGACGACCGTGCGCGGCAGCAACATCTACGGCAACGGCGAGGTGCGGCGCGAGATCTACTCGGTGCGCGCGGTCGTGCGCAGCGGCAACTCCGGCGGCCCCATGCTCGGCTACGACGGCCGGGTGCTCGGCATGGTCTTCGCGACCGCGCTGGATTCGAAGGACACCGGGTTCGTGCTCACCAAGGACGAGATCGACGGCGACGCCGACGCCGGGCGTCGTCGCACCACCGCGGTCGGCACCGGCGGCTGCACCCCGGACTGA